The Oryza glaberrima chromosome 5, OglaRS2, whole genome shotgun sequence DNA segment AAACTGGGAGTGCATAATAAGTTCCTTAATATATAGATTTGTTTAAATCCTTATAAAAATAATCACCAAATGATCCTTTTAGCTTTTAGGCGTTTACCTAATTGCTTTATACATATTATTATTCTAAGCTTGAACATATTTATGCTCCAGATTATTTGTTGAATTCAATCTTAGTTTGttgattgcattttttttttctgtttggcACCTTCTTAATATTGATGTTAGACATTTTGTTATTGTAGCTCCTGTTGCAGCAATAGAATTCTACATGGATGTTAGACACACAATTGAGGACCATATTCGGGTTAGTTACAAATCATAAGCTTCTCAATGTTCTTTATAAATGTTTCCAGTAAATATTTACAACTGACTAGCTATGTCTGTTTCAGGGCTTTGCTGAACCCACGTCAGACAAACTGCTACCGGATCTTGATCCTCTAAATCAGCATATCTTCACTCTAGTTCTTGATCTGAATGAAACACTCGTTTACTCTGATTGGCTGGTATAGTGAAGAAGATAATTCAGTCCTTTTGTTTATTGTGAAAAATCCGTTTTGAGTGATATGATCTAAGCATTGGACCTGATGTAGAAATAACTTATGTTATTTTAGTCCAGACAGTGATTCTTAATCCCACCATATAGGCACAcaggaaaaaatatattctaATAAGAAATTGAGATAAGACTGTTGGATGAATTGGAGAACGAAATTTGTTCTACTTATCAGATATAATATGCTATGAAACTCAGTGGGGTCGATAGTGTTAGGCAAAGTGTGGTATGGAAATCAGTATTGCATGTTGCACATGATAATTTACCACAAACATGGTCAAGTTGAAGTGGAATTTGGTTCGCTTTACCCtgctatataatttttattacagCATAATATTTATCCACCATCTGACACTGTCTAACAAATGAGTTATTATACACACTATATGAAAACTGACAGTTTTgccatatgttaattacataTTATACCTTTTTGTATTTTCTTCATTTCCATTAACACGTTATTTTCATCTTTCCAACGTGTTAGGAAGATGTGCATTGTATTATTCATAATGAAACAAATATGTTGTGTTACCAGAAATTGGTTCTCTGCTTAGCTGTTTCATTGTTTGTACTTTGGAGTGGAGCTTCCTCACAAGATTCTCCACTTCCTTGAAATAACACAATGGAACGAGTGTTGACATCAATTAGAATCATGTCCATGTGTTTTCATGGTCTCCTTTTGAAGGCCCATGCTTAAACTGCTTTGCTATTTCTTATATGTTTTTACTGTGTTATCCAGAAATGTCATAATAGTATTGTTTCTTCTTGTACAGCGTGAAAGAGGATGGAGGACTTTTAAGAGGCCAGGAGTTGATGCTTTTATAGAACACATGGGGAAATTTTATGAAGTTGTTGTGTATTCTGATCAGATGCCTATGGTAAGTTGATCTTAACTGTCTTTGAATGTTTTGTGTTTTAGGGTGTTATGCCATACTGATTTTccataatataattttatatgtgcAGTATGTTGATCCTGTGCTTGAAAGGCTGGACACAAAGGGTTTCATCACAGGCAGGTTGTCAAGACCTGCAACTAAGTATCAAGATGGTAAACATTATCGGGTAAGGATACTGGGTGGATGATTGACTTATGGCTCTCAACAATGAAGTGCATTCCTTGATGATTGTCTAGAGAGCCCCACCTGAATAGTGTATCatacattttatatttttattcatcATCCCATCTCCATTCTATCATCTTTTTTGCAGTTTATGTACTCCAAAATAAGCACGTAGAGTCTCCCGAAATCCCTAGTTAAAGTGAGGGACTCTGCCATCAAAGCATGTAAATGAGCATCAGCATAGCAGTATCATCTTAGCAATCTTTATATTGTAAATGAATACTAGTGTCTTGATTATAGAAAACCTTTCTATGTGTGGCGCATACTTGTTTGCTGCTTTAAATATTTCAGTCTTTGGGATATTGTTGCTGATGGTTGGTTCTGCACCCCATCCTTCCCCATTGCCTAATCATGTCAAATGTGCCTTCATCCTCTGCATGGCTCCTGAACTGCTGGTTCCTCACCTAACCAACATTATAGCTTATATTCAATATGCTATGTATAAAGATAATTATTCTGTTTCAGCACATGTACACCCTGTAGTCTTTTCTAAGAAAAATGTTACAACACATCTAACTAAGGCATGGTGTAGTGTCAACTTCCGTTTCGTACTGTTTGGTGCTTTaccttttaatatatttttttatcatgttttaCCAGGATTTGTCAAAGTTGAATAGAAATCCTGCACAAGTTATTTACATCAGCGGCCACGCTCTTGAATCTTGCTTACAGCCAGAAAATTGTGTTCAAATCAAACCTTGGAAACTTGAAACTGATGACACCCAGCTGCTGGATCTGATCCCATTTCTAGAGTGTAAGTGTTCCTATCCTTCTCCTGTGATATACTAGCATGTTGTTTTAGGTTCTTCTTTTGTTGTACAATGGAATCAAGTGCTTAAATGTTGACAAAGCCAACATGTACTGCAGATGTTGCCATGGTGAGACCTTCTGATATTAGGACTGTGCTTGCTTCCTATCAAGGTCGTGATGTTGCTGCAGAGTTTATCGAGCGTTCAAAGGAACACCAGAGGTAAGATCATGTTTCTCTCCATGGTAACAGAAGATGCCTGTAACTgtgaatatatatgcatgactTCTTTACGAGTAATTATGAAAGTAATATGCAGTATTCATTGTGGTTCACTAACTTACGGATGTACCTCATGTGTGGTACATGTTGTGGGGTGACAAGGCACATTTTTAGTCGACATTAAACATTCTTGGTAGAAATaactagtacaataaatcttaTGATTCCCAGCTTCCACAAGGAAAATTTCCCTTCCATATGGTAAGGCTTAaagagtactccctccttttgggattataagtcgtttcaaagtcaaactgctctaAGTTTGACcatgtttgtagaaaaaagtcgTAACATATTCAACACAAGGCAAATATACTATATAAAAGTATAgtcaatgaaactaatttggcgTTGTAAATATTACTCCTATATTTGACggtcaaacttagagtagtttgattttgactacgacttataatctgaaacggagatagtatataTTACTTGTTGTGGTTGACTAACCTGGGCTTAGATTTAGTCCTGCCTTTACATAGCCTGATGTATAGTGTTTTCACGTTGTACCAGTAAAGGTTACACTCAAAGAACGAAAGTGGAATCATGCTATGGACAGACTGACATTGAAAATTTGTTAGGAATTTTGTAAAACCTAAATTTAGTTGTAAAAGGGAGAAAATGGTGTTCCATGGACCATATGTACTGGTTGAGCCTAGGCATGACCACTATCAAATGTGCACCAATATTCTTTAGTTGGCTATTCTATCGTCTATTAATTGTCGTGACTTGCACATTTCTTGAAGTGTTATGGATTACTGGGATTCGGATGTACCTACATAGCTACATGTACATACATGTGGATGTGGTTTCGTATTTTCCGAAGTAATGCATGTATAAAAAAGGATCCCCAGTAATGCATAAGTAGCGAACCTTTGAGGACTTCTACAGCTTATTGGGATACTTGTTTGAAGCTACAACAATTTACTTAAAGAGATTAGAGTAGTTATTTGATACAAAACTTGTTTCTTGTAAATGACCATTATCTTGCCATCTTACAGGCGTATGCAAGAGCAAAAACAACATGGGCGTATATGGAGACGATAATGGACCTAATCTGCAGGAAGGATGAAGCTCCAATTGATTCATCTATCCTAGTTTTttgcctttattttttttttcggaaggACGTATTTAGCCTGTTCCAAGCAGCTCAAGTCAAGTTGTTGACTGCGATGAAAAATTGAAATGATAACATGTAGTATTGTCAGATTAGGTTGCAAACATTTAGCTAAATATCAACGTTCAAACCACCATTTTGTAGTGCAAGGATGCAAGATTGACCATCTTAGATTGACCGCCTTTTTCTTCAAGAACATCGCTGAATATTTTCAGTGCTGTGCGTGCTACTACTAAATTAGTTGCATGCCAGTAGCTCTCAGCATGCGCTGAAATTTTGCTTTCTTGCATATTTGCTGATAATAGCATCTTCTGAGGTGTGAAAAAACAAAACGTATTCGGCTGGCAACAGCTGTTTCAGcctggatcttttttttttttttgtaaattagTATATTGCATGATCTGCATGAATTCCTAAGCTGTATTTGTTTCAAAGAGAGTTATATCTTATATTTCGCGATACATATGTATTCCAATTGCAACATGTAGCATTTGTATTTGGAGGGAAGAAGCAACTCAAAGAGAAACGTTGGCTAGTTTTGTGAACCTCTCAAATTGCAACAATAGTTGTATGCAATACAAACTTTAGGATTAACAGTGAGTACTCTGCTTGTCTTATACTGCTTAAAATCGAAGCTTGCACGCACCAGCAACAGCATGTTGCGAGCGGACGAAGCAAGCCCTTGCAGATCCACGAGGCAggtggtcatcgtcgtcgtcggcgagcacCACCAACGACGACGAGGCTGCCGCTGCGTTACCATTCCTCCTTTGTTTCAAACAACTGGTGGAAGAGGCAATAGAACTACGGGCTGTTTAAATTGATCCTATTTtcaattatacttttttttgggtaaagttgtcaaaagtgcctatatttagtttgttgctaaatttttagtAAACACATAAGAAattctatcaaaattttgataatattgctaacttgtcaaaattttagcagtgctaaaatttagtaaggtttattttggttaCAATCTGAACAACCCCTATATCTCGATTGCCCATTGAATTTCAAGCCTAGCGAGACGTTGAGACCATCAAATTTCTTTTAATGTAATTTGGTTAATTTTGAACAAAACCGTTCAAGATGCACATCTCGAACTTGCTTGAGATACTCGAAATTTGTTGGGAACTCATCAGAGATAGACTGGAGCAGCGGACGGCTCAATCGGTGA contains these protein-coding regions:
- the LOC127775221 gene encoding mitochondrial import inner membrane translocase subunit TIM50-like; translation: MAAVTRAARSRALLLLPRASAAAPHFSTTASSGAAAAAAAPVEAAAAGASDASAAAAAGAGEQPAPPPKRWGLLKFGAFAAVCGALGAAGYSSYAYTLEEVDQKTREFRKAMTTPRPVAEDASEFEKFQAMVYSTAMKAPVAAIEFYMDVRHTIEDHIRGFAEPTSDKLLPDLDPLNQHIFTLVLDLNETLVYSDWLRERGWRTFKRPGVDAFIEHMGKFYEVVVYSDQMPMYVDPVLERLDTKGFITGRLSRPATKYQDGKHYRDLSKLNRNPAQVIYISGHALESCLQPENCVQIKPWKLETDDTQLLDLIPFLEYVAMVRPSDIRTVLASYQGRDVAAEFIERSKEHQRRMQEQKQHGRIWRR